Proteins encoded together in one Xyrauchen texanus isolate HMW12.3.18 chromosome 50, RBS_HiC_50CHRs, whole genome shotgun sequence window:
- the yjefn3 gene encoding yjeF N-terminal domain-containing 3 gives MNHSSNEKEPETIEPLRYLSKTEVSAIETELLRDYRFGQQQLIEIWGHACAIAITKAFPLSSLSKNQPTLLVVCGPDQNGSVGLVCARHLRIFEYEPTIFYPKRSSQSLHQDFTVQCEKMDIPFLSYLPTEVQLLNDAYNLVIDAILGPETDHKEVKEPYAGMLVTLKQVKIPIVSVDVPSGWDVDEPGKDGINPEVLVSLTAPKKCAAGYSGKHFLAGRFLPYDIQKKYELNLPEFPGTECVIQL, from the exons TAAAACAGAGGTGTCGGCCATTGAGACAGAACTCCTGCGGGACTATCGATTCGGGCAGCAGCAGTTGATTGAAATATGGGGCCATGCATGTGCTATTGCCATCACCAAG gcTTTTCCCTTGAGCTCTCTGAGTAAAAATCAGCCCACCCTGTTGGTTGTTTGTGGTCCTGACCAGAATGGCTCCGTTGGTCTTGTGTGTGCACGCCATCTGCGCATATTT GAATATGAGCCCACCATTTTCTATCCCAAGCGTTCCTCTCAGAGTTTGCACCAGGACTTCACCGTTCAGTGCGAGAAAATGGACATCCCATTCCTCTCCTATCTTCCAACAGAG GTCCAGCTGCTAAATGACGCCTACAATCTGGTGATTGATGCCATCTTGGGACCAGAAACTGACCACAAGGAGGTGAAGGAGCCCTACGCTGGGATGCTGGTGACTCTAAAACAGGTCAAAATACCCATCGTTAGTGTGGACGTGCCATCAG GTTGGGATGTGGATGAACCTGGAAAAGATGGGATAAATCCAGAAGTTCTTGTCTCCCTGACAGCCCCCAAAAAGTGTGCAGCAGGTTATTCGGGAAAGCATTTTCTGGCGGGGAGATTCCTACCCTATGATATTCAGAAGAAATACGAACTGAATCTGCCTGAATTCCCAGGCACAGAATGTGTTATACAACTGtag